One part of the Vogesella sp. LIG4 genome encodes these proteins:
- a CDS encoding pilus assembly protein: MKKWLFALVLCMHALLSYADLENQDIDVFMNNPNVASPAAAPNVLIVLDNTANWNTAFSAEKSALINLFGSLSSGAFNVGLMMFTETGSGNGTIDGGYVRYAVQNMTSGTGGTIPQLSGIVNGLDVGNDRSNGGKLSQAIREAYLYFAGNAAYSGVKLKTDPKAFLTNTTNYNSPSTNACQKNFIIYISNGPVSDNTNDNDNSGAYLKLINGNNTPSTIALNPNHYQYDWADEWSRYIHGTDINGNIGGTQNITTYTIDIPSKTSGGNYPDMQALLQSMANVGGGRYIKVVDPTSTSEIQNDLQGVFNEILSVNSVFTSAAVTNSVNNYGTTLNQVYVGMFRTDANDLPRWHGNLKQYQLGLAGNKYVYLDQNGQTVVNSLGQVTDTSTSFWSTSSTFWNATSYPDQQSPGGTSDIPDGSLTIKGGNAEHLRNDYASTDTRKIYTCATCSSGLTQFNTANTTLTGLPYTSFGLTSSSDINNMINWVRGRNVNSDDPSGGSTTGVRGFLHGDVVHSSPLAINYNRSGQPANRDVVVYYGGNDGLLHAVKGGANNADGGELWSFLPQEFYSGLGRLYYNTPILSSSNKKPYFFDGPIGSYLLDADGDRRYDNTGKTDSTKMDKVYIYPTARRGGRLIYAFDVTNPAAAPSYLWSHTSADTGFNELGQTWSPPKVVKIAGYTNPVLIFGAGYDAAAEDSGSARSMGRGIFIVDAFTGALVWKAVSGNVSTDCTTSGSNPTCTKVSGMDYSIPGGIATVDRDLNGYVERLYAGDTGGNVWRVDLGTAKSGSNTVPTFSVNKIATLGGSGTSARKFMYEPDVVFGDTADRVQLGSGDREKPFSLAVQDMFFSIKDPGLTTNAITTPYTLSNLYDATADLVQLGNSSQQTAATSSLASANGWYINLNGALTSRDLGCSLLGGERVSGKSVTLNGVLYFATFMPNYSYTYSGSTGCTATASYNSGSCTPTLGVARIYILNFSNGAPYSDTTDGVAGWALTDRYITAGSGFLGDPTVATQVDSNGNIVDVPLFGLISDPGGFSGGIGTKIRSKVYWYEITD, encoded by the coding sequence ATGAAAAAGTGGCTGTTCGCATTAGTGCTGTGCATGCATGCGCTGCTCAGCTATGCCGACCTGGAAAACCAGGATATCGATGTTTTCATGAATAACCCTAATGTGGCGAGTCCTGCTGCCGCCCCAAATGTTTTGATTGTTCTGGATAATACCGCTAACTGGAATACGGCATTTAGCGCGGAAAAATCAGCTTTGATAAATCTATTTGGCTCCTTGTCATCTGGCGCTTTTAATGTAGGGCTGATGATGTTTACGGAAACGGGTAGCGGAAATGGTACGATAGATGGCGGTTATGTACGCTATGCTGTTCAGAATATGACCTCTGGCACTGGTGGCACAATTCCACAATTGTCTGGAATAGTCAACGGATTGGATGTTGGGAATGATAGAAGTAATGGCGGTAAATTATCACAGGCTATACGTGAAGCATATCTTTATTTCGCTGGCAATGCGGCTTATTCGGGGGTTAAATTAAAAACTGACCCCAAGGCATTTTTGACAAACACTACTAACTATAATAGTCCTTCTACGAATGCATGTCAGAAGAATTTTATTATTTATATCAGTAATGGTCCTGTAAGTGACAATACTAATGATAATGATAATTCTGGCGCTTATCTGAAACTTATTAATGGTAATAATACACCATCTACAATTGCGCTTAATCCAAATCACTATCAATATGACTGGGCGGATGAATGGTCTCGGTATATTCATGGCACCGACATAAATGGTAATATAGGTGGTACACAAAACATAACAACCTATACTATTGACATTCCTAGTAAGACCTCAGGTGGCAATTACCCTGATATGCAGGCCTTGCTACAAAGCATGGCTAACGTAGGTGGTGGCCGCTATATCAAGGTCGTGGACCCTACGAGCACTAGCGAGATCCAGAATGATCTGCAGGGTGTGTTTAACGAAATTCTTTCGGTTAATAGCGTATTTACCTCTGCCGCAGTAACAAACAGTGTCAACAACTACGGCACTACACTTAACCAGGTGTATGTAGGTATGTTCCGCACCGATGCGAACGATCTGCCGCGCTGGCATGGCAACCTGAAACAGTATCAGCTGGGTCTTGCTGGTAATAAATATGTGTACCTGGACCAGAATGGGCAGACGGTGGTGAACTCACTGGGGCAGGTTACCGATACCTCCACCAGCTTCTGGAGTACCAGTTCCACCTTCTGGAATGCTACCAGCTACCCTGACCAGCAGTCTCCGGGTGGCACCTCGGATATTCCGGATGGCTCGCTGACCATCAAGGGTGGTAATGCCGAGCATTTGCGCAACGATTATGCGAGCACTGACACGCGAAAGATTTATACCTGCGCGACCTGCTCCAGTGGCTTGACGCAATTCAATACGGCGAACACAACACTTACCGGTTTGCCATATACCTCGTTCGGGCTGACCTCCAGCTCTGATATCAACAACATGATCAACTGGGTACGTGGCCGCAATGTGAATTCCGATGATCCATCCGGTGGATCGACTACGGGTGTGCGCGGTTTCCTGCACGGCGATGTGGTGCACTCCAGCCCGCTGGCGATCAACTACAACCGCAGCGGCCAGCCGGCCAACCGCGACGTGGTGGTGTACTACGGTGGCAACGATGGCCTGCTGCATGCGGTGAAGGGCGGGGCCAACAATGCCGATGGCGGCGAGTTGTGGTCGTTCCTGCCGCAGGAGTTCTATTCCGGCCTGGGGCGGCTGTACTACAACACGCCCATCCTGTCGTCCAGCAACAAGAAGCCATATTTCTTTGATGGCCCGATCGGCAGCTACCTGCTGGATGCCGATGGCGACCGGCGCTACGACAATACCGGCAAGACCGACTCCACCAAGATGGACAAAGTGTATATCTACCCGACTGCGCGACGTGGCGGGCGGCTGATCTATGCCTTTGATGTGACCAATCCGGCGGCGGCTCCCAGCTATTTGTGGAGCCATACCAGTGCCGATACCGGTTTCAATGAGCTGGGGCAGACCTGGTCGCCACCCAAGGTGGTGAAGATTGCCGGCTATACCAACCCGGTACTGATTTTTGGTGCCGGCTACGATGCGGCAGCCGAGGATAGCGGCTCGGCAAGGTCCATGGGGCGCGGTATTTTCATTGTGGATGCCTTTACCGGCGCACTGGTATGGAAGGCAGTATCCGGCAATGTCTCCACCGACTGTACGACTAGCGGCAGCAACCCGACCTGTACCAAGGTAAGCGGCATGGACTACAGCATCCCCGGCGGCATTGCCACCGTGGACCGCGACCTGAACGGCTATGTGGAGCGGCTGTATGCCGGCGATACCGGCGGCAATGTCTGGCGGGTGGATCTGGGCACCGCCAAGTCCGGCTCGAATACGGTGCCGACTTTCAGCGTCAACAAGATCGCCACGCTGGGTGGTAGCGGCACCAGTGCCCGCAAGTTCATGTACGAGCCGGACGTGGTGTTTGGCGATACCGCGGACCGGGTGCAGCTGGGCTCCGGTGATCGTGAAAAACCGTTCAGTCTGGCGGTGCAGGACATGTTCTTTTCGATCAAGGACCCTGGCCTGACCACCAATGCCATTACTACCCCGTACACCTTGTCCAACCTGTACGATGCCACCGCGGATCTGGTGCAGTTGGGTAACAGCAGCCAACAGACGGCGGCAACGTCTTCGCTGGCATCTGCCAATGGCTGGTATATCAATCTGAACGGTGCGCTGACCAGCCGTGACCTGGGCTGCAGCCTGCTGGGCGGCGAGCGGGTATCCGGCAAGTCGGTAACCCTGAACGGTGTGCTGTACTTTGCCACCTTCATGCCCAACTACAGCTACACCTATAGCGGCAGTACCGGCTGTACTGCCACGGCAAGCTATAACAGCGGCAGCTGCACGCCGACACTGGGCGTGGCGCGTATCTATATCCTCAACTTTAGCAATGGCGCGCCATACAGCGATACCACCGACGGGGTTGCCGGCTGGGCGCTGACCGACCGCTACATCACTGCCGGCAGCGGCTTCCTGGGTGACCCCACCGTGGCGACCCAGGTGGATAGCAACGGCAATATCGTCGACGTGCCGTTGTTCGGCCTGATTTCCGACCCGGGCGGCTTCTCCGGCGGTATCGGCACCAAGATACGCTCCAAGGTGTACTGGTACGAAATTACCGACTGA
- a CDS encoding ProQ/FINO family protein: MANETALGAALKNAVQSLSKKSQTEMIAAHVYAKYDVFKQFRPLALGIHEALIAALPQFDAQLVSRVLANHCRRQRYLKALARGGKRFDLALKAVGEVTAEEKAAAERMCQARADKAAPKAEAAPAAAVVSEAPEAPVADTAGEASAE, encoded by the coding sequence GTGGCTAACGAAACCGCGCTGGGTGCAGCGCTGAAGAATGCGGTACAGAGCCTGAGCAAGAAGAGCCAGACCGAGATGATCGCTGCCCACGTGTACGCCAAGTACGACGTGTTCAAGCAGTTCCGCCCGCTGGCGCTGGGCATCCACGAGGCGCTGATTGCCGCGCTGCCGCAGTTCGATGCGCAGCTGGTATCGCGCGTGCTGGCCAACCATTGCCGCCGTCAGCGCTACCTGAAGGCACTGGCCCGTGGTGGCAAGCGTTTCGATCTGGCACTGAAAGCGGTTGGCGAAGTGACTGCTGAAGAAAAGGCCGCCGCCGAGCGCATGTGCCAGGCTCGTGCCGACAAGGCCGCGCCGAAGGCGGAGGCTGCTCCGGCAGCCGCCGTGGTGTCGGAAGCTCCGGAAGCTCCGGTAGCTGACACCGCCGGCGAAGCCAGCGCCGAATAA
- a CDS encoding LysR substrate-binding domain-containing protein, with amino-acid sequence MPRKTPPLYALSVFEAAARHQSFTRAANELCLTQGAVSKQVAQLEAHLGYPLFHRYARSLRLSAQGELLLSYVQRGFQVLEQGMDAAAALTTQLRIKAPSCVVRWLLPALRDFAGQAPDIPVQLAGVHDHSVNFAQEDVDLAIVYKPRTALADNEQLLFTEELTPVLAPRLLQQLGLPLQREADLAHFPLLHPSHDKRDWRQWLAWRGAGTVDYRGGTVFDTLDQAMNAALQGYGITLGDITLLAPELAAGELLAPFSPPWRSGYAFALACKPDEARPAVHAVRDWLLARCGEHATTAAT; translated from the coding sequence ATGCCGCGCAAGACCCCTCCCCTGTACGCACTGTCGGTATTCGAGGCCGCCGCCCGCCACCAGAGCTTCACCCGCGCGGCCAACGAGCTGTGCCTGACCCAGGGCGCGGTGAGCAAGCAGGTGGCACAGCTGGAGGCGCATCTTGGCTACCCGCTGTTTCACCGCTATGCGCGCAGCCTGCGGCTGTCGGCGCAGGGCGAGCTGCTGCTGTCCTATGTGCAGCGCGGTTTCCAGGTGCTGGAACAGGGCATGGACGCGGCAGCGGCGCTGACCACGCAGCTGCGCATCAAGGCGCCCAGTTGCGTGGTGCGCTGGTTGCTGCCGGCGCTGCGCGACTTTGCCGGCCAGGCGCCGGATATTCCGGTGCAGCTGGCCGGAGTGCATGATCACTCGGTGAATTTCGCGCAAGAAGACGTGGACCTCGCCATTGTCTACAAGCCGCGCACGGCACTGGCAGACAACGAACAGCTGCTGTTCACCGAGGAGTTGACGCCGGTGCTGGCGCCACGGCTGCTGCAACAACTGGGCCTGCCGCTGCAGCGCGAGGCGGATCTGGCGCACTTCCCGCTGCTGCATCCCTCACACGACAAGCGCGACTGGCGGCAGTGGCTGGCCTGGCGCGGCGCCGGCACGGTGGACTACCGCGGCGGCACGGTGTTCGACACCCTGGACCAGGCGATGAACGCCGCGCTGCAGGGCTACGGCATCACCCTGGGCGACATCACCCTGCTGGCGCCGGAACTGGCCGCCGGCGAGCTGCTGGCACCGTTCTCGCCGCCATGGCGCAGCGGCTACGCCTTTGCGCTGGCCTGCAAGCCGGACGAAGCCCGCCCGGCGGTGCATGCCGTACGTGACTGGCTGCTGGCGCGCTGCGGTGAACACGCCACCACGGCCGCAACCTAG
- a CDS encoding methionine aminotransferase, producing MHTPIAQRSKLPHVGTTIFTVIGQLAAKHQAINLSQGAPNFPCSEALVRYAHEAMQAGHNQYAPMSGLPVLRQAIVDKVEALYGQRYDVDSEVTVMASASEALFSAVTALVHEGDEVIVFEPAFDSYIPMIELQGATPVVIKLAAPDFAIPWDEVAARITPRTRMILLNTPHNPTGTVLGAADVARLEAITEGTDIVVLSDEVYEHVVFDGELHHSMSRHPRLAARSVVVTSFGKTFHVTGWRLGYCLAPQALMDEIRKVHQFAMFAADTPMQYAIARLMAEPEHYLGLPAFYQQKRDFLVNALQDSPLQLIPSRGSFFMLASFAHLSDESDSDFVQRLITQHGVATIPVSAFYRDGTDQRVIRLSFAKDEATLQAGAERLCRI from the coding sequence ATGCACACCCCCATTGCCCAACGCTCCAAGCTGCCGCACGTCGGCACTACCATCTTCACCGTCATCGGCCAGCTGGCCGCCAAGCACCAGGCCATCAACCTGTCGCAGGGCGCGCCCAACTTCCCGTGCAGCGAGGCGCTGGTGCGCTACGCCCACGAGGCGATGCAGGCCGGCCACAACCAGTACGCACCGATGAGCGGCCTGCCGGTGCTGCGCCAGGCCATCGTCGACAAGGTGGAGGCGCTGTACGGCCAGCGCTACGATGTGGACAGCGAAGTCACCGTAATGGCCAGCGCCAGCGAGGCGCTGTTCTCGGCGGTCACCGCACTGGTGCACGAAGGCGACGAAGTGATCGTGTTCGAGCCGGCCTTCGACAGCTACATTCCGATGATCGAGCTGCAGGGCGCCACTCCGGTGGTGATCAAGCTGGCGGCGCCGGATTTCGCCATCCCCTGGGACGAAGTGGCGGCGCGCATCACCCCGCGCACGCGCATGATCCTGCTCAACACCCCGCACAACCCCACCGGCACCGTGCTGGGCGCCGCCGACGTGGCGCGGCTGGAGGCCATTACCGAGGGCACCGACATCGTGGTGCTGTCCGACGAGGTGTACGAGCACGTGGTATTCGACGGCGAGCTGCACCACAGCATGAGCCGCCACCCAAGGTTGGCCGCACGCTCGGTGGTGGTCACCTCCTTCGGCAAGACCTTCCACGTTACCGGCTGGCGGCTAGGTTACTGCCTGGCGCCGCAGGCGCTGATGGACGAGATCCGCAAGGTGCACCAGTTCGCCATGTTCGCCGCCGATACCCCGATGCAGTACGCGATTGCGCGGCTGATGGCCGAGCCGGAGCACTACCTGGGGCTGCCGGCCTTCTACCAGCAAAAGCGCGATTTCCTGGTGAACGCGCTGCAGGATTCGCCGCTGCAGCTGATCCCCAGCCGCGGCAGTTTCTTCATGCTGGCGAGCTTCGCCCACCTGTCGGACGAGAGCGACAGCGACTTCGTGCAGCGGCTGATTACCCAGCACGGCGTGGCCACCATTCCGGTGTCGGCGTTCTACCGCGATGGCACCGACCAGCGTGTGATCCGGTTGTCCTTCGCCAAGGACGAAGCCACCCTGCAGGCCGGCGCCGAGCGCCTGTGCCGCATCTGA